The bacterium BMS3Abin08 region GCCGATGCCTCTAAGGAATCAATATCAATCAGCATCGAAGAACTGACAAAAGAAACAAATAATGAGGAGACCGACTTCATCAGGGAGGTAAACGGCCTCTTTAGCAGGCTTGACTCTCTCAACCCTTATGACCTGCTCGGGGTAAAAAGGGAAAGCTCATCTGCGGAGATCAAAAAGAGCTATTATCGTCTTGCAAAGAAATTTCACCCGGACCGTTATTTTACCTCGGAATATGAAGGACTCAAGAGCAAATTAACAACCCTTTTCGATACCATTACAAAGGCATACAACTCAATAAAGAATGGATCTTCCGCTGGTGAAACCGCTACTACCATCCTCAGGACGAACGAGGATGAGATGACGAAACAGCAGAAGCAAGCCAGGGCTTACGAACAGTACAAACGGGGCCTTTATGAATTGAAGGCGGGCAATGCCTGGCAGGCATCCGAGGCCTTCAGGTGGGCAACCCGGCTTGATCCCAAAAACGCCAGGTACTGGAGCCATCTTTCCCTTTCCCTTTCCAATATACCAAAACGTTTGAAGGAAGCAGAGGCAACATTACATCAGGCCATCAGACTGGACCCCTTCAATGCCGGTCATTATGCAAACCTTGGATCTATATATATGAAGGCAGGCCTGAAAAAGAGGGCAAAGGCCCAGTTCGAGAAGGCCCTCAGCTTTGACCCAAAAAATGAAACCGCACTCCGGGGAATAGCGGATGTTGGGAATATAGAGTGAAGCTCCCCGACCAAAGGTCGGGGCTTCCGAGTAAGGAATATTGATATTCTCGTAAAAAGTCGTCATTTCTGCGAAAGCGGGAATCCAGAAAGCGTGTAACTATCTGAAGAGACTGGATTCCCGTTTCCACGGGAATGACAAAAAAACACTTTTTCAGACTTTTTAC contains the following coding sequences:
- a CDS encoding chaperone protein DnaJ, which codes for MKESPLRGNLKDHTLPFVLVRLNRERATGTLRVSTDLFTKKLYLNSGIVIFASSSYEDDRLGEMLLKSGKINLQQYKRSVELLKTTDKRQGAILVELGYLSPKDLFRGVKYQVKEIIYSLFQLENGDFEFLPDEVPAEEVITLKLGMGKLIYEGIKRIDNWTTIQRAMPEMNTRLQLSSDPKSLFQEVELRSEDKETLSLVDGTTIEEILNESSSGSFEALKTLYALYSIGILEVADASKESISISIEELTKETNNEETDFIREVNGLFSRLDSLNPYDLLGVKRESSSAEIKKSYYRLAKKFHPDRYFTSEYEGLKSKLTTLFDTITKAYNSIKNGSSAGETATTILRTNEDEMTKQQKQARAYEQYKRGLYELKAGNAWQASEAFRWATRLDPKNARYWSHLSLSLSNIPKRLKEAEATLHQAIRLDPFNAGHYANLGSIYMKAGLKKRAKAQFEKALSFDPKNETALRGIADVGNIE